The genomic window GACGAAATCGAAACGGGCGATGGCGTGTTCCGACTTAAGCATCGCCGCGTCCCGATGGATGCTGGAAAGCTTCGTTGCGCCGCCGGCGGCGACTGCGCTGCACCTCTTTGGTACTATCGGTGACCACCTCGTACAAAATGGCGGATTGCCCGGAGGCCGTTTTTCGCAGCACACGGCCCAAGCGCTGGATGGCTTGCCGCGAACTGGCCATCCCGCCCAGCACGATGGCCACTTTGACTGCCGGCAGATCCACGCCTTCGTCCAAAACACGATTGGCGACCAGCACCGGATAACGCCCCTCGGCAAATCCCTCCAACAAATCGCGGCGTTCCTGTTTGCGGCAGTGGCTGAGCAGACAGGGCACCAGGAACCGCAAAGAGATTTCGCGAGCCATCACATTGGAGCCCACAAACACCATCACCGGTTCGCCGGCGTGCAGGCGAAGCAGGTCCTCCAGCAATCGCAGTTTGCCCGACGCCCGTTCTTCGATCTGGCTCTTACCGCGGAATGCCCGCAAAGCCAGCATCGCTTCGGCTGCCAGCTGTGGTTCGTGTTCGGTGTCTCCGACCAACTTGTAAACGTCGTCCCAGCGGAATTGTTCGTCGCGCTGACGCTGTTCATAAACGAACCGTTGCACCTGATGCGACAGAGCGCGATACCGCTGGTTTTCTTGTTCGTTCATGGGGACGGCGATCCGTTTGACCGTATATTCGGCCAGCGAGCGGCCCGAGGCTTCGGCGATCGATTGCTGATAACAGACCGGTCCGACCAGCTCGACCAGTCGCTGCAGACGCTGCCGATCGCCAGGCAGAGTAGCCGTCAGTCCCAAGCGAATCGCGGCTGCCGACATCTGTGCGGCATCGCTGCGCCACGCTCCCGCCAGATGATGCACCTCGTCGAACACAATCATCTGGAAACGTCCGCCGATGCGGGGCATGTGAATCGCGGCGCTGTCGTAGGTGGTCACAGACAACGGCGTCACCCGATGCACTCCATCACCGATCAAACCACAATCAACGCCCGTGGCGGCCAGCAGTTTGGCATGCCATTGGTACATCAGATCTCGCACCGGAACGACAATCAGGGTGCTCGTACCGGCTCGCAGAATCAGCTCGATAGCGACCACGGTTTTTCCGGTGCCGGTGGGCATTACCACCAAGCCCCGACGTCCTTCCTGCTCGAAGGCTTCCACGGCGGATAACTGATCGGGACGCAATTGAATGGGTTGCCGGCGAACCAACCGCAAATCTTGGTCTGGAGAAAAATCCCAATCCACGGGGCCGGGTAGCTCGCGTTTCAAGCGTTCACGAATTTCCGCACTGTGCAACGCGTCACAGCGAAAACAATCGTCGCGGTCATCCCACTTAACCGTCAGGCCTTGCAGCGTCTGTCGCAGCAAACGTTTGTCGAATCCACGTAGCCGCAAGGTTCCCTCATGAAACTCGATTCGCGGCGTGGGCGGGGTCATCGGAAATGTTTGAGATAGCGTTTGCGGTAGTCCGGCATTTCGGCGGCCAGCCGCCGAGCCAGCGATCCGGGTGGCGAATGCGCCTGCAATTCGCGTAAAAAGCGGACCAACACCTGGCGTGACTGATCGCTTTCGTGCAATAGAAAGTGTACCCAAGACCAGGCGTCGCGGTACTGCGCGGCTCCCATTTCGCCCACGCCTGCAATGTCTTCCAGTTCGACGATATCGGGCACCCGCCCCACCAGGGCTCGCAGCTTCACAGTCCGGTGGTGCGGGCTGCTGGCGGCACGACGTTCGACGGGAGGCTCGAAATATTCGGCCAGTCCTTCATCCAACCACAACGGCACATAGGGCAGCGACGCATTCAGCAGTGCGTGGGTCGTCTCATGCCGCAGATCGACCTCCATGTTTTTATTTTCGTAGGCAAACACCATCCCAGGTCCGCGGCGTTTGACAAACAGCGCCTGACGATCGGGAATGTTGGGAAAATATAGTCGCAGGTAGTTGCGGTAGTTGTGGTGCTGAGCAAACAGGATCAGATGCACTTGCTCGTCATGAATCTGAATCTGCAGCTGCTGCTCCAGCTCGGTTTTCAGATCAGCCAGTTGACCGAGCAACGGGCTGCGGGGCGTGATGTCGTAGTCCGAATGGACGAGAAACGTACCGACCTGCTGTTCGAAGGGCCAACGAGCCGGCGCGGCGGTATTGGTCCTATTGGGTTCCACGGCCAGAGCCGGCGCAGCGAGGGCCGACAAAGCCACGAGCATAAAAACGAAACGCATCAGGCAGCCCTGCGTCCAAAGAGGAATCCTGCGGCCTGTTGCAGCCAGCCGCTATTGCTGTTGGTACGCACCGCAGGCAAGGCGTCGATGTCTCGTCCTTCAGCCACCGCCCGCGGGTTGTCACAGCACATCGCCTCGGCCAGGGGCCGGCCCACCAGTTGTTCGGCCAACTCAAAAGCGCGTCGCAATCTCGGTGGACGCTTCTTGCTGCCGTGGGCGTCGGTGGCCAGAAAATGACACCAACCGTTCTCGACGATGTAACGGCCCAATTGCTCGGGTTCGTTGCCGAACTCGCCGACGAAACTATCCGCCGTGACCTGCATCAGACAACCGGCTCGGACCAACGATTCAATCACCTGCGGTTGCCGCATGATGCCGCGATTGCGTTCGGGATGGCTAAGGATGCCCACCATGCCGATCCGGTCCAATTGCTCCAGCACCGGTTCCAGCGGCTGGTACAGTTCATGCGGCAATTCCAGCAACACGTGCCGGCGACGATCGGCCAGCGACAAGCAGTCGCCCGACCGCAAACGGTCAATCATGTCCGAATCGATCCGCACGTCCGCGCCCGGCAAGACTTGCAACTGAACGCCGTTGGCATTCAACCACTGCTGCAACTGGTGGGTGCGGTGCCGGATGGTTTGTCCGGTGGTGGCGGTATAGTTGCCCAACTGATGCGGCGTTACCGTAACGGTGTCGGTACCGTCGTCGACCATCTGCTGGGCCATCGCCAACGACTCTTCCCAGCTGCGCGAGCCATCATCGATGCCAGGCAGCAAGTGGCAGTGGATGTCAACGAATGCCGGCGTTTCGTGGGGTGCGGTCGGAGCCATCGGAAAACGCAGTGGTAAGGGAAGGAATGAACGTAGCTACCGTCGCCAGACGGTGGATTACCCGTAGTAGCCGTTGTCGCCTTAGTAGTCGAAGTCGCTAGACTTTGGAGGCGTTACCAATCGCCCCCACGCTCTGGCGAGCGTAGCTACAGGAGTGACGGCAAACGTCGGTTACAGGTGCAGCAGTTCGGCATCTCCGGCAACGCTGTCGCGGAAGTCGTAAGGATGGAAGTACCTTGCCAGGACTCCGCTCAAACGATGCAGGAACACGCGGCGGAATTTCGGTTCGGTGGTTTCGCTGGTGTATTGGCCACCGGTGATCGGGTAGGAATAGTCGTCAATATGTCGACGGAATTCGCGTTTGCCGGTAGCGATGTCATAGACGGTCGTCGTGGCGCTGACCTGTCCACGATACAGCGTGGCCCCATCGCGAAGTTTCAGGCCGGTCAATTCGACGGCCACCACCTTGTCGGCTTTCACACCCTCGCCGATGGTCACGAAGTCGACTTGGTCCCAGCTGTTATTGTCTCGCCAGTCGTTGATCTCGTCTTCGCGAACCACGTCGATGTCTTCGACCTCGACGCTGAGAATCTGGCTGATTTCGCGACTGACCATCCGCGCGGCAATGTCATCGCTGTACTGGCTGCTGTCGGTCACCGCGATCACGGCGACGCGTTGTTCGGCCAAGCCCTCGTACTCGGCCGGCACCAGATCGCCGCGAGCCGTATAGAGCAGATTGGAAACCAACCCCAGACATCCGGATTGAGTGACCGCGATGGTGATGATCACCAAGAGCGTATGGAGGCGGTTTCGTGTCACCAAGTGCATCGCGAATCCTTTCGCACACCGTTATGATTTCAGTGGAGTCGACTATCGTGGGAATCAGACATACAAGCGAAGCGTCCAGTCCACCAATGTGATGGTCAGGGCAATCACCAATACGACCGCCAGCATGGGCACCATCCAAGTTGGTGCCACCCGGCCTCGGATCGCCAAATATCCCATCACCGGCGCGGCAACGGTCGCCATCAAGGCGAACACAAAGCCGCCCGCATTGGTCAGGAAACTGGTGATCCAACGACCGTCTGTGTAGTGTGCCCAGGATGTGGTCATTCCACATGCCGGACAACGAACTCCCCAGACGACCAACGCCGTGCAGGGTGGCAAGCCCAGTTGTTGATGCGTTCCCATACCTTCGGGGTCCGGGGACAGTCGCCAAGCGGTGATCAGCAATCCTGCCAACACCACTGAACTGACGCACCACACCAATCGCTGGAACCAACCCGCCTGTGCGGACGCGCGGAGAGTAGAGGAAGAAGTCGAAACAGACAAGACTGATTTCCGAACCATAAGGAATCTGACCCCCAATTCGCTCCGGCGGTTGGCCTTGGAGCGCCAAACCCATAATGTATAGCCAAGCTGAGACGATCGACCACCCAAATCTTTATCCAGCCCGAACCGATTTGGAAATCACCGTCGCCAACGCCCCCCCTCATCTCGAACCCACCCCATTCCCCAAAACAAGTAGTACGTTTTGGGGAAGCGTGAAAGAAAACCGAATCCGGAGTCTCAACATGTCTCGCCAAATGCATGCTTTTGAAAACAAAGAAGCGCTCAGTCGAGCGACTTGCCTGGCCTTTATCGCCCTGGCTCGGCAGACGATTGAAGAGCGAGGCCTGTTTCGCGTCGCTCTGTCGGGCGGTTCAACGCCCCAACAATTGTATGAGATGCTGGCGGAAACCTCCTTGCCCTGGGACCGTATTCACTGGTTCTGGGGCGATGAACGCTGCGTGCCGCACGACCACGCCGACAGCAACTACCGGATGGTTCGCGAAGCCCTGCTGGACCCGATCGGTGCGGCCGACGACACCGTCTTTCCGGTTCCCGTCGACGTGGATGACCCGGCCGCCACGGCCCAGCGATACGAAGCCACGCTGCGTGAGCAATTTGCCGGTCAAGACGCACCGCAATGGGACTTGGCTCTGCAAGGCATGGGTGACGACGCCCACACCGCGTCGCTGTTCCCCGAAACGCAAGCCATCAACGAAACGGATCGCTGGTTCGTGGAAAACTGGGTGCCAAAGTTCGACGCCCATCGTTTTACCCTGACCGCGCCGGCAATCAATTCCGCTCGCAACATCTGGTTCCTGGTCAGTGGCGTGAACAAACGCAAAGCGCTCGACAGCGTTTGGAATGGCCCGTCCCAACCCGCGCAAGTTCCCTC from Roseimaritima ulvae includes these protein-coding regions:
- a CDS encoding DEAD/DEAH box helicase; this translates as MTPPTPRIEFHEGTLRLRGFDKRLLRQTLQGLTVKWDDRDDCFRCDALHSAEIRERLKRELPGPVDWDFSPDQDLRLVRRQPIQLRPDQLSAVEAFEQEGRRGLVVMPTGTGKTVVAIELILRAGTSTLIVVPVRDLMYQWHAKLLAATGVDCGLIGDGVHRVTPLSVTTYDSAAIHMPRIGGRFQMIVFDEVHHLAGAWRSDAAQMSAAAIRLGLTATLPGDRQRLQRLVELVGPVCYQQSIAEASGRSLAEYTVKRIAVPMNEQENQRYRALSHQVQRFVYEQRQRDEQFRWDDVYKLVGDTEHEPQLAAEAMLALRAFRGKSQIEERASGKLRLLEDLLRLHAGEPVMVFVGSNVMAREISLRFLVPCLLSHCRKQERRDLLEGFAEGRYPVLVANRVLDEGVDLPAVKVAIVLGGMASSRQAIQRLGRVLRKTASGQSAILYEVVTDSTKEVQRSRRRRRNEAFQHPSGRGDA
- a CDS encoding DUF1570 domain-containing protein — protein: MRFVFMLVALSALAAPALAVEPNRTNTAAPARWPFEQQVGTFLVHSDYDITPRSPLLGQLADLKTELEQQLQIQIHDEQVHLILFAQHHNYRNYLRLYFPNIPDRQALFVKRRGPGMVFAYENKNMEVDLRHETTHALLNASLPYVPLWLDEGLAEYFEPPVERRAASSPHHRTVKLRALVGRVPDIVELEDIAGVGEMGAAQYRDAWSWVHFLLHESDQSRQVLVRFLRELQAHSPPGSLARRLAAEMPDYRKRYLKHFR
- a CDS encoding DUF2752 domain-containing protein — its product is MSVSTSSSTLRASAQAGWFQRLVWCVSSVVLAGLLITAWRLSPDPEGMGTHQQLGLPPCTALVVWGVRCPACGMTTSWAHYTDGRWITSFLTNAGGFVFALMATVAAPVMGYLAIRGRVAPTWMVPMLAVVLVIALTITLVDWTLRLYV
- the pgl gene encoding 6-phosphogluconolactonase, encoding MSRQMHAFENKEALSRATCLAFIALARQTIEERGLFRVALSGGSTPQQLYEMLAETSLPWDRIHWFWGDERCVPHDHADSNYRMVREALLDPIGAADDTVFPVPVDVDDPAATAQRYEATLREQFAGQDAPQWDLALQGMGDDAHTASLFPETQAINETDRWFVENWVPKFDAHRFTLTAPAINSARNIWFLVSGVNKRKALDSVWNGPSQPAQVPSQLICPDHEGLVWWITHDVLT
- a CDS encoding tyrosine-protein phosphatase, with translation MAPTAPHETPAFVDIHCHLLPGIDDGSRSWEESLAMAQQMVDDGTDTVTVTPHQLGNYTATTGQTIRHRTHQLQQWLNANGVQLQVLPGADVRIDSDMIDRLRSGDCLSLADRRRHVLLELPHELYQPLEPVLEQLDRIGMVGILSHPERNRGIMRQPQVIESLVRAGCLMQVTADSFVGEFGNEPEQLGRYIVENGWCHFLATDAHGSKKRPPRLRRAFELAEQLVGRPLAEAMCCDNPRAVAEGRDIDALPAVRTNSNSGWLQQAAGFLFGRRAA